Proteins found in one Acidobacteriota bacterium genomic segment:
- a CDS encoding RsmB/NOP family class I SAM-dependent RNA methyltransferase, which yields MRLSADRLTAARMLMRVEDGAFSSRLLANSGSSAVRVRVFEVLRSLRALDTVLAQYLRLGLEELDAEVRVALRMGLAEAIRLGMPPPLATDGAVRLVRRLGKSSASGMVNAVLRKASAGAWETLGDSPVDVRLSHPGWLYRRWVDHFGNEAAAAAMAAAQEPAQTWAWFLDDKARHELVGAGMMLDGHPWCPGAWSAQENPGRLLQAVESGAAYAQDPSSQVVAHVAKSLVGATGWFIDLCAAPGGKTALLLVHGDWTCAVAADRRLSRTRLMAPLLGRAGECTIIVADATLPSVPVDRWDLVLIDAPCTGTGTFRRHPELKWRLSPESIGRIAERQRKMLAASLDLVAPGGTLLYSTCSVEPEENEDLFAEPVRGFDVADIESHIPAGMPYISTAARGVRILPNPLGDGFTMHAVRRR from the coding sequence GCATGCTGATGCGCGTCGAAGACGGCGCGTTCTCTTCGCGCCTGCTGGCAAATAGCGGATCTTCGGCGGTCAGGGTTCGGGTCTTCGAGGTTTTACGCTCGCTGCGCGCGCTGGACACGGTGCTCGCGCAGTACCTCCGACTCGGTCTCGAAGAACTCGATGCAGAGGTGCGCGTAGCCCTGCGCATGGGCCTTGCGGAGGCAATCCGTCTGGGCATGCCGCCACCATTGGCGACCGACGGCGCGGTGCGCCTCGTTCGGCGTCTCGGTAAGTCCTCGGCTTCAGGGATGGTCAACGCCGTCCTCAGGAAAGCATCTGCCGGGGCGTGGGAAACGCTGGGAGACTCGCCGGTCGATGTTCGGCTCTCCCACCCCGGGTGGCTCTACAGAAGGTGGGTCGATCATTTCGGCAATGAAGCTGCCGCGGCCGCCATGGCCGCGGCTCAGGAGCCGGCCCAGACCTGGGCCTGGTTCCTCGATGATAAGGCCCGCCACGAGCTCGTTGGCGCGGGAATGATGCTCGACGGCCACCCGTGGTGTCCGGGGGCCTGGTCTGCTCAGGAGAACCCCGGGCGACTTCTCCAGGCGGTGGAGAGCGGTGCCGCCTACGCCCAGGACCCGAGTTCGCAGGTAGTGGCGCATGTGGCCAAATCGCTGGTCGGAGCGACCGGCTGGTTCATCGATCTGTGTGCCGCTCCGGGAGGAAAGACTGCGCTACTGCTCGTTCACGGCGATTGGACTTGTGCTGTGGCGGCCGATCGACGGCTGAGCCGGACGCGCCTCATGGCTCCGTTGCTCGGTAGAGCGGGGGAATGCACGATAATCGTCGCCGACGCAACCTTGCCTTCCGTTCCGGTCGACCGTTGGGATCTCGTGTTGATCGATGCTCCCTGCACGGGCACTGGGACCTTCCGGCGCCATCCGGAGCTCAAGTGGCGGCTATCGCCGGAATCAATCGGCCGAATCGCGGAGCGACAACGAAAAATGTTGGCAGCGAGCCTCGATCTCGTCGCTCCGGGTGGCACTCTGCTGTACTCGACCTGCTCGGTGGAACCTGAGGAAAATGAAGACCTCTTCGCGGAACCTGTCAGAGGGTTCGACGTGGCAGACATCGAGTCGCACATACCTGCCGGCATGCCGTACATTTCGACCGCCGCCCGCGGCGTCCGCATTCTCCCGAACCCGTTGGGAGACGGCTTCACGATGCACGCGGTGAGACGCCGATGA